In Coriobacteriia bacterium, the following are encoded in one genomic region:
- a CDS encoding glycosyltransferase: MQISGKKICIVVYGIVDGRSIKTARALSCAGAYVKIISYTYSRKSYAGESFQVEYHNPAAAVPSKIKLRPFRILENFTIKRIQTLVLQKKNGLFGTSKVAEDLTNESLDCICAVNANVLEGCAIAAKNLAIPFVYEAYEYWPDHSKDRAYRLTSAERLFLRQSERKFAKDAKVFITVSHYLASQYQTALGLVKEPAVIFNAPFTFAKHPTAVHSPLKIVCLGYFQAQRNLKNIFDAVAALKGVELVFQGEGALEKWFKDEINVRGLHDKISVLPMVPQDEVSDSIADYDVGIFCPQIYNEQMQGALPNKFFEYISAGLIPAMTKTKVFSSFPEFDSFGVFIDPESADTIRRDLLLLKDEGSLSQKKLNAYSAAKKYCGPLHIQSIANLYENVFDEENL, translated from the coding sequence ATGCAAATTAGCGGTAAAAAAATATGCATCGTGGTCTACGGAATCGTCGATGGACGGAGTATTAAGACGGCTCGCGCGCTATCGTGCGCGGGAGCGTACGTAAAAATAATATCGTACACATATTCAAGAAAAAGTTATGCAGGGGAATCATTCCAAGTTGAATATCATAATCCTGCGGCGGCGGTACCGAGCAAAATCAAGTTACGGCCGTTTCGGATACTTGAAAATTTTACGATAAAGAGAATTCAAACATTAGTTTTGCAAAAGAAAAACGGCTTATTCGGGACGAGCAAAGTCGCAGAAGATTTAACCAATGAATCGCTCGACTGCATATGCGCTGTTAACGCAAACGTTTTAGAGGGTTGTGCGATTGCCGCCAAAAATCTTGCTATTCCGTTTGTTTACGAAGCATACGAATACTGGCCTGATCACTCGAAGGATCGAGCATATAGGCTCACGTCCGCAGAACGTTTATTTTTGCGGCAGTCTGAACGAAAGTTTGCAAAAGATGCAAAGGTCTTTATTACAGTTTCTCATTATTTGGCATCGCAGTACCAAACTGCGCTTGGACTGGTGAAAGAACCAGCCGTAATTTTTAATGCGCCCTTCACTTTTGCTAAGCATCCGACTGCTGTCCATTCGCCGTTGAAGATTGTGTGCCTTGGCTATTTTCAAGCGCAACGAAATCTAAAGAATATTTTCGATGCAGTAGCAGCGCTGAAAGGTGTAGAGCTTGTTTTTCAAGGCGAGGGAGCGCTCGAAAAATGGTTCAAAGATGAAATTAATGTGCGTGGCTTGCATGATAAAATATCGGTTTTGCCCATGGTTCCTCAAGACGAAGTCAGTGATTCTATCGCCGATTATGATGTCGGAATTTTTTGCCCCCAGATTTACAATGAGCAAATGCAAGGTGCATTACCAAATAAATTTTTTGAATATATTTCTGCTGGTCTCATTCCTGCGATGACTAAAACAAAAGTATTTTCCTCTTTCCCTGAGTTTGACTCTTTCGGGGTGTTTATTGACCCTGAAAGCGCTGATACCATACGCAGGGATCTATTGTTGTTAAAAGATGAAGGTAGCCTTTCCCAGAAGAAGCTCAATGCTTATAGCGCCGCTAAGAAATATTGCGGGCCACTGCACATACAAAGTATTGCTAATCTTTACGAGAACGTTTTTGATGAGGAGAATCTA